Genomic window (Aurantimicrobium sp. INA4):
CTCCTGGTTCAGTACTTCAACCAGAGCTGCGGAGTCGACTAAAGGGCCTCGCGCGATATTGACAAGCACTGCACTAGGTTTCATCAGCGCCAACTCTTGCGCTCCTATGAGGTGTGTGGTGTCGGGTGTGAGTGCCGCGGCAATAATGACAACGTCAGATTCAGGGAGAATTTTCTTCAGTCGGTCTGTCGTCACCGTGCTGAATGCACCTGGAACTTGGCCTGCAGAACGACGAACTATGTTGATTCGAACATCAAAAGGCTGCAAAAGGCGAATAAGTTCACGGGCGATGCCACCGGCGCCAATAATCGTGACATTCTTCCGATAAAGCGAGACACCTTTGGGGACAGCATCCCAACTTTGAGCCCGCGCTCTGCGCGGGAATAGACGCATCAAAGCCAAGGTCATCCCGAGTGCGTGTTCTGCGACAGGCTGGGCATAGGAACCCTTTGCACTCGTGAAAACAAGACCAGGTCTGGCAGATGCCGCTAGAACTTCCGCATAAGCATCCACACCTGCCCACGGCAGTTGGACCCATGTCAATTGTGGGTTGGAAGCAAGAACTTCTCTCAGCTCGGCAGATTTCTTATAGGAGAGCCAAATCAAACCCCGAGTGTTCTCATTCAGTTCGGTGATGACTCCCCCGGCGTCACTGACTGCAGAGCGAAAGACTTCGCTGCCACCACGGGTTGAATCATCGTGAGATTCAGGAAGCACAGCAATCGGTCCAGATTCAACTCGGGGAGCTGCCTCTGACGCACGTTCATCACCGAGGACAGCAGCATGCTGAGGAATTTCACACACGCAGTCTTTCTGACGAATTTTCATCGACTAGTCCTCACGAAGTTGGCGACGTTTGGTTTCTAATTCCAAAAGTTCACGTTGAATCTCGCGACTGATTTCACCCTGGTCAACACTGGTTCGTTGCAAACGCCCGACTAGTTCAGATTTGCGACGAACCAAGTCGCGCTCAATGAGAGAAACAACCACACCACGACAATAAGTCTGGGTTTGGTCCTCGTTTTTTTGTGGAAGTGGCGCCACAGCAAGCTGAGTTACCAATGGCTTAAAGTCCTGAGGAAGATCGTTCTGAATCCTATCCAGCCACGTCTCCCCACCCAGCTCGTTGATGTTTGCTCCGATTGCGTCTCGAACGGTGGCCAAGTTTGGGTCAAGAATGGCTGATTGGACTGCATCCGCAGCTAGGTCACTGCCGACCAATTCAGGGAATTGAATCAGTGCCATCAATGCTTCACGTTCAAGACGCGATGACGGATCATTCTTCAGCTCAAAGACGCGAGGACCTTCAGGGGCGCTCTCTACGGAAGCTTCTGTTTGCTCAGAACCAGCTGGAACAGGTCTTGTTGTGGGAGTTCCGGCATAACCTGTGCGCGCACCCTCAGAGGTTGTTTGCATCCCTTTTGATCGTGAGGCCTTAACGGCGTTAGAGACAGCAACCTGCGCTTCTGACACGTCAACACCCGTCAAGCGGGCAAGTTCTCGTGTGTAACCAGGACGAAGCGCAGAGTCCCTGATATCTGCCACCACGGGCGCTGCCTCACGCAGTGCAGCAACACGACCCTCGACAGTGTCGAGGTTGTAGTTGCTAAGCATTTGCCTCATTACAAACTCAAACATGGGGATTTTCGAATCCATCAAATCCCGAACGGCCTGCTCTCCTTGAGCAAGACGCAGATCGCAGGGGTCGAGGCCATCTGGGGCAACCGCGACAAAGGTTTGTGCAGCAAATCGTTGTTCTTCCGCAAAAGCGCGCATGGCTGCTTTCTGCCCAGCAGCGTCAGGGTCGAAGGTGAAAATCACTTCACCCAGCCCGGAATCATCTCCCATGATGCGGCGAATGAGTTTGATGTGTTCCACGCCAAAACTCGTTCCACAGGTGGCTACTGCAGTGGTCACCCCAGAAAGGTGTGCAGCCATCACATCGGTGTAACCTTCCACCACAACAACGCGGCGAGTCTTTGAAACATCTCGTTTGGCAAGATCTAGCCCATAGAGCACCTGTTGCTTGTGATAGACCGGAGTCTCTGGAGTATTCAAATACTTAGGACCCTGGTCATCGTCAAAGAGTTTACGCGCGCCAAAACCAATCGTTTGACCGGTGACATCGCGAATAGGCCAGATCACTCGACCGCGGAAGCGGTCATAAACACCCTTGTCTCCTTGCGAGAGCAACCCCGCTTGCAACATTTCTTCTTCCGTGAAGCCTTTGGTCTTGAGGTGATCACGAAGTTCGTTCCACGCCTTGGGAGCGAAGCCAATACCAAAACGTTCAGCGGCGGCTTTATCGAAACCGCGCTCACCCAAAAACTTTCGCCCTGCAGCAGCACCTGGTGTGGCCAACTGAGCAACATAAAATTCTGCAGCCGCGGTATTGGCTGCCAGGATACGAGTCCGGTTACCTGTCTCTTGAGACTTACCTGAACCCTCTTCATAGTGAAGTTCAAAGTTGATGCGCTGTGCCAAGCGTTCAATGGATTCTGTGAAGCTCAGATGGTCCATTTTCTGCACGAATGTGTAGACATCGCCGGATTCACCGCAGCCAAAGCAATGAAAGTATCCCACCGTGGGGCGCACGTGAAAGCTGGGTGAGCGTTCATCATGGAAAGGACACAGACCCTTCATTGAACTCACACCAGCGGATTTTAAGCTCACATAGTCACCGATGACATCAGCAATGTTGATGCGTTGCTTGAGTTCTTCAACATCTGCTTGACGAATACGGCCAGCCATCAGGACACCACCGTCACTGTGTTGTTTCCTCCACACAGGCGGTTGTGCCATGCGAATGCTGATTGATCGGTCAAGCTCGCAACCTGATCCACAACGATGCGGCGGCGCACCGCCTCATCCGTTGCGGCGTTCCAGTCATCCGCGAAATGACGGTCCATAGCTTCTGGCCCACGCTCGTATAGGGTGTTGCACAAATCCGTGAGCACTTCGCGCTGTTGGGTGTAGACAGGCTGGCGTGAATTAGTGGTCATCACGAAAGCGGCAACGATTCCCTTGAGCACAGCAATCTCTGCACGCACCACATCAGGAACAATGACGTTTCCACCAAAACGCACCAAGCTCTGCTGAGGATACGCCTCACGGGTGGCATGAACAGCTGCGTGAGCGAATCGTCCAATGAGCTGGCTCGTGAGGTTTTTCAGTTTGGCTTGGGCAATACGCGAACCATCCCAGGTGTCCACCCACACATCCAAGTTATCTAGTCGATCAAAGGCAGCGATGAGCTCATCGTGAGAGAATTCGCCCCCAATCCACTCAAACATGGAGTCCACCAGTTCATCGTGGTTGACGCGCGCACCCAGCTCTCCCGCATCCACATAACCATTGAAAATGGCATCCTCAAAGTCATGCACGGAATAGGCAATGTCATCACTGAGGTCCATGACCTGAGCCTCTATACAGCGCTGTTTATCCGGTGCACCGGCGCGCATCCAGGCAAAGACATCAAAATCATCGGCATAGAAACCAAACTTTGCCCGGCCGGTGGGGTCAATGACAGCCTGCTGTTCAGGCCACGGGTATTTTGTGCTGGCATCCAGACTTGCGCGAGTGAGGTTGAGCCCAAAACTGCGGCCATCTGTTCCAAAAACTTTTGGCTCCAGACGGGTCAGCAGCCGTAGAGTTTGTGCGTTTCCCTCAAAGCCCCCAATGTCCGAACTCCATGAGTTCAACGCTTTTTCACCGTTGTGACCAAAAGGTGGGTGACCTATGTCGTGAGCCAAACTCGCAGTATCAACAACGTCGGGATCAAGTCGAAGACGGCCAGCAATTTCCCGGCCAACCTGCGCAACCTCCAGAGAGTGGGTAAGGCGGTTTCGTGCAAAATCTAGACCTGCAGTGGGACTGAGCACTTGAGTCTTAGCTGAGAGTCTGCGCAGTGCGCTGGAGTGCAGCAAACGCGCACGATCTCGAGCAAAATCAGAACGACGGGAGGAGTGGGTTTCCTCCAGCATTCGTTCAGCATCAAACTCTGAATAACCTGCCGTCACGGTCGGTATGTTTGCCGTTTCAACATGGTGGTCAGACATTAGCCACCACTCGCATCGATTTCAGCATGGGCGACTACAGCTTTTTCCGCGTCGCTGAGTTCCTGAGACTCCAACCATCTATCTGGCAAAGAAGGTCGCTTCGGAGTCCCCTGACGTCCGCGTTGACCTTCAGCATCCGCTCCCGGGTAGGGCGTGGACCAATCAAGCTGGCCGAGCAGATCATCGAGGTGTTGCAAGCTGGTAACTTGAGCCAATTGAGAGCGTACATCTCCCCCAACCGGGTATCCCTTGAAATACCAGGCCATGTGTTTGCGGATGTCGCGGCAGGCATGCTCTTCTGAATCAAAGAACTCAATTAAGAGCTCAAGGTGACGGCGCAAAGTGGTTGCAACATAACCCAGTGTGGGTTCAATTCTGTTGCCAGGTTCTTGGAGTCCCGCACGCTCGCGGAACGCAGCGTCCAATTCAGCGAAAAGCCAAGGACGCCCAAGGCAGCCACGTCCAACAACAACTCCATCACAGCCGGTTTCATCCATCATGCGAACAGCGTCTTCGGCAGACCAAATATCTCCGTTCCCCAGAACGGGAACACTTGTCACCGCTTGCTTGAGTTCGCCAATCGCATTCCAGTCAGCATGCCCTGAATAAAACTCGGAGGCTGTTCTCCCGTGCAAAGCAATGGCGGCAACCCCAGCCCCCTCGGCTGCTTTACCTGCTTCTATGAACGTGAGGTGGTCAGCATCGATGCCTTTACGCATCTTGATAGTTAGTGGAATTTCACCAGCAGCCTTAACTGCTTCTTCGACAATTTCTCGGAATAAGTCTTTTTTCCAGGGCAATGCCGAACCGCCACCCTTACGGGTGACTTTCGGGACTGGACAACCAAAATTGAGATCAATGTGGTCTGCACGGTCTTCAGCCACAAGCATGGTGACGGCTTCACGGACCGTTTTTGGCGCCACTCCATACAACTGGATGGAACGAATTTCTTCACTGGGGTGGGTTTGGATCAAGTGCATTGACCCAGGCGTTCGCTCTACGAGGGCCCGTGAAGTGATCATCTCGGAGACAAAAATTCCAGAGCCCTGCTCTCGGCACAGTCGACGGTAGGCCATGTTGGTAATGCCAGCCATGGGTGCGAGCACGACAGGAACTTCGGCCTGAATGGGCCCAATGTTCAAATTGCCCGCCCGGGCACCTGTCTTCACACTCGTCATCGTGATTTCTCCTGTGAAACAAGTATCCCATGTTGCACACAGGGACAGTAGCTCAATTGAAAGACTTAGGCTCTGTTTTCTGCAGCTTCATTAAGTGCAGCAGCAAATGTTGCTGCATCCTGTGCACCAGAGATTCCATATTTGCCATCAATGACATAAAAAGGCACACCATTGATGCCGTATTCCCGTGCTTGCGCCATATCTGCTTTAACCGAAGGGAGATACTCTTCTGCTTCTAGACTGCGCAACACATCCTGTTCGTCTAAGCCAATCTCGCCAGCTAGTTTGGCTAAGTTTTCGCTCTTGCCCACGTGCTCACCATCGATGAAATATGCCTTGAGGAGGCGTTCTTTCATTTCCTGTTGCTTGCCGTGTGCTTTTGCGTAATGCAACACCTCGTGAGCTTTGATGGTGTTGGTTTGGTGGACAGCGTCATAGTTGTAGTGAAGTCCGACACTTTCGGCTATTCCGGTAACTCGCTCAAGCATCTGGTGCACTTGCTCAACTGGAATGCCCTTGCGCTCACTCAAGTACTGGACAGGATCACCCTCGTAATCCACCGGTGTATCTGGTGCTAACTCGAAGGAGTGGTACTCCACCTCAACTGGCTTTCCGTATAACTTGGCGCCTGCTTCAAACTTACGTTTCCCGATGTAACACCAGGGACATTGGACATCAGACCAAATATCAACCTTGATGGGGTCGGTCATGAAAAA
Coding sequences:
- a CDS encoding D-isomer specific 2-hydroxyacid dehydrogenase family protein; amino-acid sequence: MKIRQKDCVCEIPQHAAVLGDERASEAAPRVESGPIAVLPESHDDSTRGGSEVFRSAVSDAGGVITELNENTRGLIWLSYKKSAELREVLASNPQLTWVQLPWAGVDAYAEVLAASARPGLVFTSAKGSYAQPVAEHALGMTLALMRLFPRRARAQSWDAVPKGVSLYRKNVTIIGAGGIARELIRLLQPFDVRINIVRRSAGQVPGAFSTVTTDRLKKILPESDVVIIAAALTPDTTHLIGAQELALMKPSAVLVNIARGPLVDSAALVEVLNQERILGAAMDVTEPEPLPDGHPLWSARNVLITPHMADTPDMTAPLLADRISTNVAAFLSGKPFVGVVDTEAGY
- the dnaG gene encoding DNA primase encodes the protein MAGRIRQADVEELKQRINIADVIGDYVSLKSAGVSSMKGLCPFHDERSPSFHVRPTVGYFHCFGCGESGDVYTFVQKMDHLSFTESIERLAQRINFELHYEEGSGKSQETGNRTRILAANTAAAEFYVAQLATPGAAAGRKFLGERGFDKAAAERFGIGFAPKAWNELRDHLKTKGFTEEEMLQAGLLSQGDKGVYDRFRGRVIWPIRDVTGQTIGFGARKLFDDDQGPKYLNTPETPVYHKQQVLYGLDLAKRDVSKTRRVVVVEGYTDVMAAHLSGVTTAVATCGTSFGVEHIKLIRRIMGDDSGLGEVIFTFDPDAAGQKAAMRAFAEEQRFAAQTFVAVAPDGLDPCDLRLAQGEQAVRDLMDSKIPMFEFVMRQMLSNYNLDTVEGRVAALREAAPVVADIRDSALRPGYTRELARLTGVDVSEAQVAVSNAVKASRSKGMQTTSEGARTGYAGTPTTRPVPAGSEQTEASVESAPEGPRVFELKNDPSSRLEREALMALIQFPELVGSDLAADAVQSAILDPNLATVRDAIGANINELGGETWLDRIQNDLPQDFKPLVTQLAVAPLPQKNEDQTQTYCRGVVVSLIERDLVRRKSELVGRLQRTSVDQGEISREIQRELLELETKRRQLRED
- a CDS encoding deoxyguanosinetriphosphate triphosphohydrolase, which produces MSDHHVETANIPTVTAGYSEFDAERMLEETHSSRRSDFARDRARLLHSSALRRLSAKTQVLSPTAGLDFARNRLTHSLEVAQVGREIAGRLRLDPDVVDTASLAHDIGHPPFGHNGEKALNSWSSDIGGFEGNAQTLRLLTRLEPKVFGTDGRSFGLNLTRASLDASTKYPWPEQQAVIDPTGRAKFGFYADDFDVFAWMRAGAPDKQRCIEAQVMDLSDDIAYSVHDFEDAIFNGYVDAGELGARVNHDELVDSMFEWIGGEFSHDELIAAFDRLDNLDVWVDTWDGSRIAQAKLKNLTSQLIGRFAHAAVHATREAYPQQSLVRFGGNVIVPDVVRAEIAVLKGIVAAFVMTTNSRQPVYTQQREVLTDLCNTLYERGPEAMDRHFADDWNAATDEAVRRRIVVDQVASLTDQSAFAWHNRLCGGNNTVTVVS
- the dusB gene encoding tRNA dihydrouridine synthase DusB, whose product is MTSVKTGARAGNLNIGPIQAEVPVVLAPMAGITNMAYRRLCREQGSGIFVSEMITSRALVERTPGSMHLIQTHPSEEIRSIQLYGVAPKTVREAVTMLVAEDRADHIDLNFGCPVPKVTRKGGGSALPWKKDLFREIVEEAVKAAGEIPLTIKMRKGIDADHLTFIEAGKAAEGAGVAAIALHGRTASEFYSGHADWNAIGELKQAVTSVPVLGNGDIWSAEDAVRMMDETGCDGVVVGRGCLGRPWLFAELDAAFRERAGLQEPGNRIEPTLGYVATTLRRHLELLIEFFDSEEHACRDIRKHMAWYFKGYPVGGDVRSQLAQVTSLQHLDDLLGQLDWSTPYPGADAEGQRGRQGTPKRPSLPDRWLESQELSDAEKAVVAHAEIDASGG
- a CDS encoding DsbA family oxidoreductase translates to MTDPIKVDIWSDVQCPWCYIGKRKFEAGAKLYGKPVEVEYHSFELAPDTPVDYEGDPVQYLSERKGIPVEQVHQMLERVTGIAESVGLHYNYDAVHQTNTIKAHEVLHYAKAHGKQQEMKERLLKAYFIDGEHVGKSENLAKLAGEIGLDEQDVLRSLEAEEYLPSVKADMAQAREYGINGVPFYVIDGKYGISGAQDAATFAAALNEAAENRA